The Clostridium chauvoei genome has a window encoding:
- a CDS encoding ABC-F family ATP-binding cassette domain-containing protein yields the protein MNLLTLENINKTYSEKVLLKDVSLGINSGDKIGLIGVNGAGKSTFLKILTGREEFFEGTVVKGKNIRIEYLSQNPEFKAEATVLEQIFRGDTPEMKLIMEYENLLENINSGIMDEKSNDKLIKLQEKIDTMNLWDLESDAKSILTKLGINDFNAKMGKLSGGQKKRVFLASALITPCELLVLDEPTNHLDAESIEWLEEYLNSRKGALLMITHDRYFLDRVANKILELDRGSMYSYEGNYSDFLEKKAERIQIETANEEKRKKLIIKELKWVKRGAKARTTKQKARLQRFDELVNKEYIEVKSDIEMPFIGRRLGKKIIELNNISKSFSNKNLINDFSYIFLRDDRIGIIGKNGMGKTTLINIIQGLIKQDSGDIEIGDTVKIGAFTQDSIDMNIDMRAIDYIKEGGERIPTDEGNDITASQLAERFLFDGTMQYTPIGKLSGGERRRLQLLRVLMEAPNVLILDEPTNDLDIETLKILEDFLDEFIGVVLVVSHDRYFLDRICHKVFSYEGNGNIKEYLGNYSDFLITKEIEKDKQKELNLITKKSSSDSKKEYVKKKDERPKFTFKEQKEYEEIHSVIEKIEDNIVAIDKKMEKNFSNYGLLNELTTEKESLEELLLEKYERLEYLEDKAEKIEKYRN from the coding sequence ATGAATTTATTAACATTAGAAAATATAAATAAAACATATAGTGAAAAAGTTCTATTAAAAGATGTGTCTTTAGGGATAAATTCTGGAGATAAAATTGGTTTAATCGGAGTTAATGGAGCAGGAAAATCTACTTTTTTAAAGATTCTTACAGGAAGAGAAGAGTTTTTTGAAGGAACAGTTGTAAAGGGAAAAAATATAAGAATTGAATACTTATCTCAAAATCCAGAGTTTAAAGCTGAAGCAACAGTTTTAGAACAAATATTTAGAGGGGATACTCCAGAAATGAAATTAATTATGGAGTATGAAAACTTACTTGAAAATATAAATAGTGGCATAATGGATGAAAAAAGTAATGATAAGTTAATAAAGCTTCAAGAAAAGATAGATACTATGAATCTTTGGGATTTAGAAAGTGATGCAAAATCAATACTTACTAAACTTGGAATAAATGATTTTAATGCTAAAATGGGGAAGCTATCTGGTGGACAAAAGAAAAGAGTTTTCTTAGCATCAGCTTTAATTACTCCTTGTGAACTTTTAGTATTAGATGAGCCTACCAATCATTTAGATGCTGAATCTATAGAATGGCTTGAAGAGTACTTAAACTCAAGAAAAGGTGCTCTTTTAATGATTACACATGATAGATACTTCTTAGATCGTGTAGCTAATAAGATATTAGAGTTAGATAGAGGAAGTATGTATTCTTACGAAGGAAATTATAGTGATTTTCTTGAAAAAAAAGCAGAGAGAATACAAATAGAAACTGCAAATGAAGAAAAAAGAAAGAAATTAATAATCAAGGAATTAAAATGGGTAAAAAGAGGTGCAAAGGCTAGAACAACTAAACAAAAAGCAAGGTTACAAAGATTTGATGAGTTAGTTAATAAAGAGTATATTGAAGTAAAATCTGATATAGAAATGCCTTTTATAGGGAGAAGACTTGGAAAGAAAATTATTGAATTAAATAATATATCTAAAAGTTTTTCTAATAAAAATCTTATAAATGATTTTAGTTACATATTTTTAAGAGATGATAGAATCGGTATAATTGGAAAAAATGGAATGGGAAAGACAACTCTAATAAATATAATCCAAGGTTTAATTAAACAAGATTCTGGAGATATAGAAATTGGAGATACAGTTAAGATAGGTGCGTTTACTCAAGATTCTATAGATATGAATATAGATATGAGAGCTATCGATTATATAAAAGAAGGGGGAGAAAGAATCCCGACAGATGAAGGTAATGATATTACAGCTTCTCAATTAGCAGAAAGATTTCTATTCGATGGAACAATGCAATACACTCCAATTGGCAAACTATCTGGAGGAGAAAGAAGAAGGCTTCAATTATTAAGAGTATTAATGGAAGCTCCTAATGTATTAATTTTAGATGAGCCTACAAATGATTTAGATATAGAAACATTGAAAATACTGGAAGATTTTCTAGACGAGTTTATAGGAGTTGTATTAGTAGTATCCCATGATAGATATTTCTTAGATAGAATTTGTCATAAGGTATTTTCCTATGAAGGGAATGGAAATATCAAAGAGTATCTAGGTAATTATAGTGATTTTTTAATAACAAAAGAAATAGAAAAGGATAAGCAAAAGGAATTAAATTTAATTACTAAAAAATCATCTTCTGATTCTAAAAAAGAATATGTTAAAAAGAAAGATGAAAGACCTAAGTTTACTTTTAAAGAACAAAAGGAATATGAGGAAATACATTCAGTTATTGAAAAAATAGAGGATAATATAGTAGCAATAGATAAAAAGATGGAAAAGAACTTTTCTAACTATGGCTTATTAAATGAACTTACAACAGAAAAAGAGTCATTAGAGGAATTATTATTAGAAAAGTATGAGAGATTAGAGTATCTTGAAGATAAAGCAGAAAAGATAGAAAAATATAGAAATTAA
- a CDS encoding QueT transporter family protein produces the protein MENILTKRLVKTAVVAALYTVLTVALAPISYGPIQFRLSELMVLLAFFDPFYIGGLTLGCLLSNIFGGYGPMDMIFGTIATFLSVSSIALTAKLFNGKKLSLIIASIWPTLFNGLIIGWMLNFVAGAPLVLTMSQVALGEFVVVTIIGVPIATIIKRKYGKKISIV, from the coding sequence TTGGAAAACATTTTAACAAAAAGATTAGTAAAAACAGCTGTGGTAGCAGCATTATACACAGTTTTAACAGTAGCATTAGCGCCTATTAGTTATGGACCAATACAGTTTAGATTATCAGAACTTATGGTTTTATTAGCATTTTTCGACCCTTTCTATATAGGAGGTCTAACATTAGGATGTTTACTATCCAATATTTTTGGTGGATATGGACCTATGGATATGATATTTGGAACAATTGCTACATTTTTAAGTGTTTCTTCCATAGCATTAACAGCTAAATTATTTAATGGAAAGAAACTTTCCTTAATAATAGCTTCTATATGGCCAACATTATTTAATGGTTTAATAATAGGATGGATGTTAAACTTTGTTGCAGGAGCGCCACTAGTTTTAACAATGTCACAAGTTGCACTTGGAGAGTTTGTAGTTGTAACTATAATAGGAGTTCCAATAGCTACTATTATAAAGAGAAAGTACGGTAAAAAAATAAGTATAGTATAA
- a CDS encoding nicotinate phosphoribosyltransferase yields MNRINLSETRNMTMLMDFYELTMSNGYLNNDLGNKIVYFDVFFRKVPEKGGFAIMAGLQQVIEYIKGLRFEEADINYLRNLEIFKEEFLEYLINFKFTGDIYSFEEGTPIFPNEPILTVKAPVIEAQLIETMILLTLNHQCLIATKANRIVRAANGHGVMEFGARRAQGYDGAIYGARAAYIGGALGTATALAGELFDIPVFGTMAHSWVQLFENEYLAFKTYAENYPDACTLLVDTYSVLESGIPNAIKVAKEVLEPRGYRLKGVRLDSGDMAYLSRKARKMLDSQGMTDCKIVASNSLDEYTITSLFNQGAKIDLFGVGERLVTSKAEPVFGGVYKLVAVENNEGVAEARIKISENPEKVSNPGHKKVYRFFDKYSNKALCDVITLANETIEENKPYTIFHPVHIWKKKKLTNFYIKELQVPVFINGELVYESPNLKTIRERCLREVDTLWDEIKRFENPHTYYVDLSSDLWNLKDELIKKLSVKPTN; encoded by the coding sequence ATGAACAGAATAAACTTGTCAGAAACTAGAAATATGACTATGCTTATGGATTTTTATGAACTTACAATGAGCAATGGCTATTTAAATAATGATTTAGGCAATAAGATAGTATATTTTGATGTTTTTTTTAGAAAAGTTCCAGAAAAAGGTGGATTTGCTATTATGGCAGGTCTTCAACAAGTTATAGAATATATAAAAGGATTACGTTTTGAAGAAGCAGATATTAATTATTTAAGAAACTTAGAGATATTTAAAGAAGAATTTCTAGAGTATTTAATAAACTTTAAATTTACTGGTGATATCTATTCTTTTGAAGAAGGAACGCCTATTTTTCCAAATGAGCCAATTTTAACTGTAAAGGCCCCAGTTATTGAAGCTCAACTAATTGAAACTATGATATTATTAACATTGAATCACCAATGTTTAATAGCAACTAAAGCTAATAGAATAGTTAGAGCTGCAAATGGGCATGGAGTAATGGAGTTTGGAGCAAGAAGAGCTCAAGGATATGATGGAGCTATATATGGAGCTAGAGCAGCTTATATAGGCGGGGCTTTAGGTACAGCAACTGCATTAGCAGGAGAGTTATTTGATATACCGGTATTTGGGACAATGGCTCATAGCTGGGTTCAATTATTTGAGAATGAATATTTGGCTTTTAAAACATATGCTGAAAACTATCCAGATGCATGTACACTTTTAGTAGATACATATTCTGTTTTAGAATCTGGAATTCCTAATGCAATTAAAGTTGCTAAAGAGGTTTTAGAGCCTAGGGGATACAGGTTAAAAGGCGTTCGTCTTGATAGTGGTGATATGGCATATTTATCAAGAAAGGCTAGAAAAATGTTAGATAGTCAAGGTATGACTGACTGTAAAATAGTTGCTTCTAACTCTTTAGATGAATATACTATAACTTCTTTATTTAACCAAGGAGCCAAAATAGATCTTTTTGGAGTAGGAGAAAGATTAGTTACATCTAAAGCAGAACCAGTATTTGGTGGTGTATATAAATTAGTAGCGGTAGAAAATAATGAAGGAGTTGCTGAAGCAAGAATAAAAATATCAGAGAATCCAGAGAAGGTAAGCAATCCTGGACATAAGAAAGTATACAGATTTTTTGATAAATATTCAAATAAAGCTTTATGTGATGTAATTACATTAGCGAATGAAACAATAGAAGAGAATAAGCCATATACTATTTTTCATCCTGTTCACATATGGAAGAAGAAAAAACTAACTAATTTTTATATAAAGGAGTTACAAGTCCCTGTCTTTATAAATGGAGAGCTCGTTTATGAATCGCCAAATCTTAAAACAATAAGAGAAAGATGTTTAAGAGAAGTAGATACTTTATGGGATGAAATAAAGAGATTTGAAAATCCACATACATATTATGTTGACTTATCATCAGATCTTTGGAATTTAAAAGATGAATTAATAAAAAAATTAAGCGTAAAACCAACTAATTAA
- a CDS encoding isochorismatase family cysteine hydrolase, whose product MIKTIKNIEKEISSIEKININDIKGKRALIIVDMVKGFYSVGALSSPRVSRVINPIVELANKLKDDEKLFFIDSHKENSVEFRSYPKHCIKDSEEEKLIDEIQELTNLDKTTIVKKNSINGFHSIGFKNWLNSNKDIDTFIITGVCTDICVETFTLSLATYFNEMNLEKDIIVPINTAETYDFGNHNGDLMNLITFFKLKSNGIKVVKNIELC is encoded by the coding sequence ATGATTAAAACAATAAAAAATATAGAAAAAGAAATTAGTTCTATAGAAAAAATAAATATAAATGATATAAAAGGTAAGAGGGCATTAATTATTGTAGATATGGTAAAAGGATTTTATAGTGTTGGGGCATTATCTTCACCAAGAGTATCTAGAGTTATTAATCCAATAGTAGAATTAGCAAATAAATTAAAAGATGATGAAAAATTATTTTTTATAGATAGTCATAAAGAAAATTCCGTTGAATTTAGAAGCTATCCTAAGCATTGTATAAAAGATAGTGAAGAAGAAAAGCTTATAGATGAAATCCAAGAGCTTACTAATCTAGATAAGACAACTATTGTAAAGAAGAATTCAATAAATGGCTTTCATTCAATAGGATTTAAGAATTGGCTTAATAGTAATAAAGATATAGATACTTTTATAATTACAGGGGTATGTACAGATATTTGTGTAGAAACATTTACGCTAAGTTTAGCTACATATTTTAATGAAATGAATTTAGAGAAAGATATAATAGTTCCAATAAATACTGCAGAAACATATGATTTTGGAAATCATAATGGAGATTTAATGAATTTAATTACTTTTTTTAAGCTTAAATCAAATGGTATAAAAGTTGTAAAAAATATAGAATTATGTTAA
- a CDS encoding Superfamily I DNA and RNA helicase and helicase subunits-like protein: MRDLSISKKDMFYISLSDYTEEIAINLANKEKKLIFRTQGEANKIESIVNIVIDSLIKGKRVLIVNDDINEINLLEDHLSIIKGKYLNINIKENIKMTILQKTYREIFNLSQNTGKTTISKLNLLSKNIEKKIDSLVDIHNILNTKGYCKLTLLEMYNLSNNIDNIEEYNYYRPYRIKKPFINYSYEILNNKISNILKNNIIKNYIKYRKFYGNKIFKNLNTDINEDYLDIALRKLGVLINNPLAMELPLFKSKYTEYFIDRFIDRFIDNENISEIEIENFAKDINEKLNRYILTNKKSLNKKFNPLYWINYRKYKNMRSEYRIEFKKREDRVVLEYKENLQNIKIYIKAFDFLRYVLVEEEYLHFIEKVLKQDNVTQYLISLKDNLTIFKNFNIITESINKLDDTEREILDYCYNNLENKNEMEMLLKNIPNFHILLNIEEIQVKHSNIIDKYKAYSDILENINLTIENRSALIPQGIKYIWDAKILKSIEYSNDNLEKLIGFLEETRYLKKESEIKIDSKIIDIINNTFPCVISNSSMAKDIIENNIEEFDLIITCNTENINDEFLYKLDKNNTRYIIFSNKELNLKDENIKQHIIKTIDIEKNLSLLINDNKDVTYNNRIQEEVYNILINSQYLVKTNILLEDNILPLVVFDKKDKNPILVIDFDNLVYSENYRVLKNDIYINRLLEKMNIKYFRVWSIDWWKNKNLVINSIYDIIK, encoded by the coding sequence ATGAGGGATTTAAGTATTAGTAAAAAAGATATGTTTTATATATCTTTATCAGATTATACAGAAGAAATTGCTATTAACTTAGCCAATAAAGAAAAGAAATTAATATTTCGTACACAGGGAGAAGCTAATAAAATTGAATCTATAGTAAATATAGTTATAGATAGTCTTATAAAAGGTAAGCGTGTATTAATAGTTAATGATGATATTAATGAAATAAATTTACTTGAAGATCACTTATCCATTATTAAAGGTAAGTATTTAAATATTAATATTAAAGAAAATATAAAAATGACTATACTTCAGAAAACTTATAGAGAGATTTTTAATTTATCTCAAAATACAGGAAAAACAACCATAAGCAAGCTAAATTTATTATCAAAAAATATTGAAAAAAAGATAGATTCCTTAGTAGATATACATAATATATTAAATACCAAGGGATATTGTAAACTTACTTTATTAGAGATGTATAATTTAAGCAATAATATTGATAATATAGAGGAATATAACTATTATAGACCGTATAGAATAAAAAAACCTTTTATAAATTATAGTTATGAAATACTAAACAATAAGATAAGTAACATATTAAAAAATAATATTATTAAAAATTATATTAAGTATAGAAAGTTTTATGGAAATAAAATATTTAAAAATTTAAACACAGATATTAATGAAGATTATCTAGATATAGCTTTAAGAAAATTAGGAGTATTAATAAATAATCCTTTAGCTATGGAATTGCCATTATTTAAATCAAAATATACAGAATACTTTATAGATAGATTTATAGATAGATTTATAGATAATGAAAATATTTCAGAAATAGAAATTGAGAATTTTGCTAAAGATATAAATGAAAAATTAAATAGATATATTTTAACTAATAAAAAATCTCTAAATAAAAAATTTAATCCATTGTATTGGATTAATTATAGAAAATATAAAAATATGCGTAGTGAATATAGAATTGAGTTTAAAAAACGTGAAGATAGGGTGGTTTTAGAATATAAAGAAAACTTACAGAATATAAAAATATATATAAAGGCTTTCGATTTTTTAAGATATGTTTTAGTAGAAGAAGAATATCTACATTTTATTGAAAAAGTATTAAAACAAGATAATGTTACACAATACTTAATATCATTAAAAGATAACCTAACAATCTTCAAAAACTTTAATATTATAACTGAAAGTATAAATAAATTAGATGATACTGAAAGAGAAATTCTAGATTATTGTTATAATAATCTAGAAAATAAAAATGAAATGGAAATGTTATTAAAAAATATACCTAATTTTCATATATTGCTTAATATAGAAGAAATACAAGTTAAGCATAGTAATATTATTGATAAATATAAAGCTTATAGTGATATTTTAGAAAATATAAATCTTACTATAGAAAATCGAAGTGCTCTTATTCCTCAAGGAATAAAATATATATGGGATGCTAAAATCTTAAAGAGTATTGAATATAGTAATGATAATTTAGAAAAATTAATAGGCTTTTTGGAGGAGACTAGATATTTAAAAAAGGAATCAGAGATAAAAATAGATTCAAAAATTATAGATATTATAAATAATACATTTCCTTGTGTTATTTCAAATTCTTCTATGGCAAAAGATATAATAGAAAATAATATTGAAGAGTTTGATTTAATTATTACATGCAATACTGAAAATATAAATGATGAGTTTTTATATAAATTGGACAAAAATAATACTAGATATATAATCTTTTCTAATAAAGAATTAAATTTAAAAGATGAAAATATAAAACAACATATTATAAAAACTATAGATATAGAAAAAAATTTATCTTTATTAATTAATGATAATAAAGATGTAACTTATAATAATAGAATTCAAGAAGAAGTATATAATATTTTGATTAATTCTCAATATTTAGTGAAAACTAATATTTTGTTAGAAGATAATATATTACCTTTAGTTGTATTTGATAAAAAGGATAAAAATCCTATACTAGTTATAGATTTTGACAATCTTGTTTATAGTGAAAATTATAGGGTTTTAAAGAATGATATATATATTAATAGACTTTTAGAGAAAATGAATATTAAATATTTTAGAGTGTGGAGTATTGATTGGTGGAAAAATAAAAATCTAGTTATAAATAGTATATATGATATAATTAAATAG
- a CDS encoding alpha/beta hydrolase, with product MKKIFKILSITILICIVSIGTLLFTFKNRINLCVNIAKNYFKIEEDFESIEGLTCYTPLDNMDYKDVVYKGQNGVDLTLDIFGPKKKLENGSPVIVFVHGGSWLYGNKAIPKELSPVLNAFRESGYTVISTSYELLKDGITLDKPISDVKDTIRWINKNKDYYGFNTEEVGIIGFSAGAHLSLLSAYSDNNEFIGDESLSSYASKIKYVVDIFGPTDLSTLDIKAVDNVIAEKLYSLSNLNDIQYKYSPINYVKEGVPETLIINSKNDKLVPYENSTILYEKLLNVSTKTKLVSLDKSDHDLSSIDTEDITPLAIELLQFIIKNSPI from the coding sequence ATGAAAAAAATTTTTAAGATACTTTCTATAACTATTCTCATATGTATAGTAAGCATTGGTACACTATTATTTACTTTTAAAAATCGTATTAACTTATGTGTAAACATAGCGAAAAATTATTTTAAAATAGAAGAAGATTTTGAATCTATAGAAGGTTTAACCTGTTATACACCTTTAGACAATATGGACTATAAAGACGTTGTATATAAAGGTCAAAATGGTGTAGATTTAACACTAGATATATTTGGACCTAAAAAGAAGCTTGAAAATGGCTCTCCAGTTATAGTATTTGTTCATGGTGGAAGTTGGTTATATGGCAATAAAGCAATCCCTAAAGAACTGTCTCCTGTCTTAAATGCTTTTAGAGAATCTGGTTATACCGTAATAAGTACCTCATATGAACTTTTAAAAGATGGTATTACTTTAGATAAACCAATTTCAGATGTAAAAGATACTATAAGATGGATTAATAAGAATAAAGACTACTATGGGTTTAATACCGAAGAAGTAGGTATAATAGGATTTTCAGCAGGAGCTCATCTTTCATTATTATCTGCTTATTCAGATAATAATGAATTTATAGGTGATGAATCTTTATCTAGTTACGCCTCTAAAATAAAATATGTAGTTGATATTTTTGGACCAACAGATTTATCTACTTTAGATATAAAGGCTGTTGATAATGTTATAGCTGAAAAATTATATTCTTTATCAAATTTAAATGATATACAATATAAATATAGTCCAATAAATTATGTAAAAGAAGGCGTTCCTGAAACTCTTATAATAAATAGCAAAAATGATAAACTTGTTCCATACGAAAACTCTACTATTCTTTATGAAAAGTTATTAAATGTATCTACCAAAACAAAATTAGTTTCTTTAGATAAAAGTGATCATGATTTAAGTAGTATAGATACAGAAGATATAACTCCTTTAGCTATAGAACTGCTTCAATTTATTATTAAAAATTCTCCTATATAA
- a CDS encoding putative ABC transporter permease: MYQFMLWFYIYSFLGWICETIYCSIPAKKFVKRGMIKGPICPIYGFGALFVITLLDKYRGNIFIIFILGLIMTSILEFFTSFCLEKVFNRKWWDYSKNKLNIKGRVCLLNSTMFGSLSVCLIEFIHPMISMIIIEVPIYLLNKITRGILAIFIIDTGLTFLNLYKTRKEILN; this comes from the coding sequence TTGTACCAATTTATGTTATGGTTTTATATCTATAGTTTTTTAGGTTGGATATGTGAAACTATTTACTGTTCAATTCCAGCTAAAAAATTTGTTAAAAGAGGGATGATAAAAGGTCCTATATGTCCTATTTATGGATTTGGAGCATTATTTGTTATCACATTATTAGATAAATATAGAGGGAACATTTTCATTATATTTATTTTGGGTTTGATTATGACATCAATATTAGAATTTTTTACATCCTTTTGTTTAGAAAAAGTATTTAATCGCAAATGGTGGGATTATTCTAAAAATAAATTAAATATAAAAGGTAGAGTGTGCTTATTAAATTCAACAATGTTTGGATCTTTATCCGTTTGTTTAATTGAATTTATACACCCCATGATATCTATGATTATAATAGAAGTACCTATATATTTATTGAATAAGATTACTAGAGGAATATTAGCCATATTTATAATAGATACTGGGCTAACCTTTTTAAATTTATATAAAACTAGAAAAGAGATTTTAAATTAA
- the pyrE gene encoding orotate phosphoribosyltransferase: MEKYKQEFIEFMVESNVLRFGDFTTKSGRKTPFFINTGNYTTGEQLKKLGEFYAQAINKHFGKDIDVLFGPAYKGIPLTVTTAISMNELYDMNVEYCSNRKEVKDHGEGGILLGAKLQDNSNVIIVEDVMTAGTSIYETAPILKSQGNVNIKGLIISVDRMEKGKSDKSAQQEIKEVFDITTYSIVTMQEVVEHLYMREINGKVYIDDAMKNSINTYYEKYGVTYKAQ, encoded by the coding sequence ATGGAAAAATACAAACAAGAGTTTATTGAATTTATGGTTGAAAGTAATGTATTAAGATTTGGTGATTTTACTACTAAAAGCGGTAGAAAGACTCCGTTTTTTATTAATACAGGAAACTATACTACAGGGGAGCAATTAAAAAAATTAGGTGAATTCTATGCTCAAGCAATAAATAAGCATTTTGGAAAAGATATAGATGTTTTATTTGGACCAGCATATAAAGGTATTCCATTAACTGTAACTACCGCTATCTCAATGAATGAATTATATGATATGAACGTTGAATATTGTTCAAATAGAAAAGAAGTAAAAGATCACGGTGAGGGAGGCATATTATTAGGTGCTAAGTTACAAGATAATTCAAATGTAATAATAGTTGAAGATGTCATGACAGCAGGAACTTCTATATATGAAACAGCTCCTATATTAAAATCACAAGGAAATGTTAATATAAAAGGACTTATAATTTCAGTAGATAGAATGGAAAAAGGTAAATCAGATAAATCAGCTCAGCAAGAAATAAAAGAAGTATTTGATATTACAACTTATTCTATAGTTACTATGCAAGAAGTTGTAGAGCATCTTTATATGAGAGAAATAAATGGAAAAGTATATATAGATGATGCTATGAAGAATTCTATAAATACATATTATGAGAAATATGGAGTAACTTATAAAGCTCAATAA
- a CDS encoding EutP/PduV family microcompartment system protein, whose amino-acid sequence MKKVIFMGKSGCGKTSLCQKLQGEKLKYKKTQSIEMFINSIDTPGEYIENRHYYSALIITAADAKIIALVQECGDINTKIPPAFSGTFGKEVIGIITKIDKLDKNSNIQITENQLKAAGVKRIFKVSTITGEGIVELSDYLNI is encoded by the coding sequence ATGAAAAAAGTAATTTTTATGGGTAAAAGTGGTTGTGGAAAAACTTCCCTTTGTCAAAAGCTTCAAGGTGAAAAATTAAAGTATAAAAAAACACAATCTATAGAAATGTTTATAAATTCCATTGATACTCCAGGAGAATATATAGAGAATAGACATTATTATAGTGCTTTAATAATTACAGCAGCTGATGCTAAAATTATAGCACTAGTTCAAGAGTGTGGAGATATTAATACTAAAATTCCACCAGCTTTCTCAGGGACTTTTGGTAAAGAAGTAATAGGAATTATAACTAAAATTGATAAGTTAGATAAAAATAGCAATATACAAATTACTGAGAATCAATTAAAAGCTGCAGGAGTAAAAAGAATTTTTAAAGTGTCAACTATTACAGGAGAAGGGATAGTTGAATTAAGCGATTATCTAAATATTTAA
- a CDS encoding BMC domain-containing protein, giving the protein MNIFDNGDKTRVIQEYVPGKQVTLAHLIANPVPELYEKLGLLIEGRNALGIMTITPSEASIIAADVATKTSNVSIGFIDRFSGSLVITGSVSSVKEALKEVIHVLCDNLKFTTTDITHS; this is encoded by the coding sequence ATGAATATTTTTGATAATGGAGATAAAACCAGAGTTATTCAAGAATATGTACCTGGAAAACAGGTAACATTAGCGCATTTAATTGCGAATCCAGTTCCTGAATTATATGAAAAATTAGGATTACTAATAGAAGGAAGAAATGCACTTGGAATAATGACTATAACGCCTAGTGAAGCATCTATAATTGCCGCAGATGTAGCAACTAAAACATCAAATGTTTCAATAGGATTTATAGATAGATTTAGTGGCTCACTTGTTATTACAGGAAGTGTTTCTTCTGTTAAAGAAGCTTTAAAAGAAGTAATACATGTTTTATGTGATAATTTGAAATTTACAACAACTGATATAACGCATTCTTAG
- a CDS encoding BMC domain-containing protein, with translation MNSALGLVEYLKVPTGMIAADKMVKTSDIKIIHAATVCPGKYIVLFKGSLSAVKSALEVGVKNFENTVVDSFLLGNPTEKIYSAITGSCEININGAIGIVESYSVASIIEAADIASKTARVDLIEVRLARGMCGKSFFIIGGELAAVDMAINNSKNFLYKSGMYLDSAIIAKPDKNFIDNLY, from the coding sequence TTGAATAGTGCATTAGGATTAGTGGAGTATTTAAAAGTTCCAACTGGAATGATTGCTGCAGATAAAATGGTAAAGACCTCTGATATAAAAATAATTCATGCAGCTACAGTATGTCCAGGTAAATATATAGTATTATTTAAAGGCAGCCTTTCAGCTGTTAAATCTGCTTTGGAAGTTGGAGTGAAAAATTTTGAAAATACTGTTGTAGATAGTTTTTTATTGGGAAATCCAACTGAAAAAATTTATAGTGCTATAACAGGGAGTTGTGAGATAAATATAAATGGAGCTATAGGAATAGTAGAAAGTTACTCTGTAGCATCTATTATAGAAGCTGCTGATATAGCGTCTAAAACTGCAAGAGTTGATTTGATAGAAGTACGTCTTGCAAGAGGAATGTGTGGAAAAAGCTTTTTTATTATAGGTGGTGAATTAGCTGCAGTAGATATGGCTATAAATAATAGTAAAAATTTTTTATACAAAAGTGGTATGTATTTAGACTCAGCTATTATTGCAAAGCCTGATAAGAATTTTATTGATAATTTATATTAA